The following proteins come from a genomic window of Streptomyces sp. NBC_00539:
- the cdgB gene encoding diguanylate cyclase CdgB: METESEPYVRLATLRQLHRVVADLNTARSLADTLQTVVDGIVAGLGYQLACVNLVRPDGDLVVAAFAGDPAAEALITGRVGSRLSWERRLTMGEDWDGLRFIPHTEGWVLLEDDVPQWHTEGPDPRFADEWHPEDRLYAPMYASGGELLGVISVDRPRNGRRPGAWGREALQMYAFQAAIAISNARLRANMQRALVRLEREQQALRASEESFRQAFEYAPSGMAIAEMGGDQHGRLLRTNDALCRLLGRPASVLRRYSFSDLVHPEDIGTLLRTSAEGGRAELRLGRRDGTYVWVSLRNSVVADAADGPRFLLTHVEDIEERKRHELQLAHRASHDALTGLPNSAELRSRLGARLCRRPQSVRATAVEVLDAAFEGRPEAGGGAGEHGFRPDGYGDPFESPAAAPGEAGPYDHHVHTVAPATDIDDGTKGLAVLFCDLDGFKSINDRFGHHTGDAVLIEVARRLTTGVRDGDTVARLGGDEFVVLADGLGAADAADLAVRLRNAIIPPIRVDGRAVRVGASFGIGWASCGMSADEVLRSADQRMYIEKRSRSKAHRRAG, from the coding sequence ATGGAGACCGAGTCGGAGCCGTACGTCCGTCTTGCGACCCTGCGGCAGCTGCACCGGGTGGTGGCCGACCTCAATACGGCCCGGAGCCTGGCGGACACTCTGCAGACCGTCGTGGACGGCATCGTCGCGGGCCTCGGCTACCAACTCGCCTGTGTCAACCTCGTACGCCCTGACGGGGATCTCGTCGTGGCCGCCTTCGCAGGTGACCCCGCCGCGGAGGCCCTGATCACCGGTCGCGTCGGCTCCCGCCTCTCCTGGGAACGCCGCCTGACGATGGGTGAGGACTGGGACGGACTGCGCTTCATCCCGCACACCGAGGGCTGGGTCCTGCTGGAGGACGACGTGCCCCAGTGGCACACCGAGGGCCCCGATCCCCGCTTCGCGGACGAGTGGCACCCCGAAGACCGGCTCTATGCACCCATGTACGCGTCCGGCGGGGAACTTCTGGGTGTCATTTCGGTGGACAGACCGCGCAACGGCCGCCGCCCGGGCGCGTGGGGGCGCGAGGCGCTGCAGATGTACGCCTTCCAGGCGGCGATTGCGATCAGCAACGCGAGGCTGCGGGCGAACATGCAGCGGGCCCTGGTCCGGCTGGAGCGCGAACAGCAGGCGTTGCGCGCCAGTGAGGAGTCGTTCCGCCAGGCCTTCGAGTACGCGCCCAGCGGCATGGCCATCGCCGAGATGGGCGGCGACCAGCACGGCCGGCTGCTGCGGACCAACGACGCGCTGTGCCGGCTGCTGGGTCGGCCGGCCTCCGTGCTGCGCCGGTACTCCTTCTCCGACCTCGTGCACCCCGAGGACATCGGCACGCTGCTGCGGACCTCGGCCGAGGGCGGCCGGGCCGAACTGCGGCTGGGCCGGCGCGACGGCACGTACGTGTGGGTCTCGCTGCGCAACTCGGTGGTCGCCGACGCCGCCGACGGGCCCCGGTTCCTGCTCACCCACGTCGAGGACATCGAGGAGCGCAAGCGGCACGAGCTCCAGCTCGCGCACCGCGCCAGCCACGACGCGCTGACCGGCCTGCCCAACAGCGCCGAACTGCGCTCGCGGCTGGGGGCTCGGCTGTGCCGCCGGCCGCAGTCCGTGCGGGCCACGGCCGTGGAGGTGCTGGACGCGGCCTTCGAGGGGCGCCCGGAGGCGGGGGGTGGTGCCGGCGAGCACGGCTTTCGCCCGGACGGGTACGGCGACCCCTTCGAGAGTCCCGCGGCGGCCCCGGGCGAGGCGGGCCCGTACGACCACCACGTACACACCGTCGCACCCGCCACCGACATCGACGACGGGACGAAGGGCCTCGCGGTGCTCTTCTGCGATCTCGACGGCTTCAAGTCGATCAACGACCGGTTCGGTCACCACACGGGCGACGCGGTACTGATCGAGGTCGCCCGGCGGCTGACGACGGGCGTGCGCGACGGGGACACGGTCGCCCGGCTCGGTGGTGACGAGTTCGTCGTCCTCGCCGACGGGCTGGGCGCGGCCGACGCCGCCGACCTGGCCGTCCGGCTGCGGAACGCGATCATCCCGCCCATCCGGGTGGACGGCCGCGCGGTCCGCGTCGGGGCGAGTTTCGGCATCGGCTGGGCCAGCTGCGGCATGTCGGCGGACGAGGTGCTGCGCTCCGCCGACCAGCGGATGTACATCGAGAAAAGGTCCCGCTCCAAGGCGCACCGCCGGGCCGGCTGA
- a CDS encoding flavin reductase family protein → MPKTTLEPAHAAPTPHPEGVTEEEFRAAMSRLAAGVTLITAHEPALTADGPRGEDVGMTATAFMSVSLDPPLVLVSLREGSRMDDLLAEQPLWAVSVLADSQLQVAGRFAMKGRISDRLLFAGVPYERGAVSGALLLTQALATLECRTESRVPAGDHTLVVGRVLSAALPSPDAPPLTYFRGRYRHLAR, encoded by the coding sequence GTGCCGAAGACGACCCTGGAACCCGCCCACGCAGCCCCCACCCCGCATCCTGAGGGGGTGACCGAGGAAGAATTCCGTGCCGCGATGTCCCGACTGGCGGCCGGCGTAACGCTGATCACCGCCCACGAGCCCGCGCTGACGGCCGACGGCCCGCGGGGGGAGGACGTCGGCATGACGGCGACCGCCTTCATGTCGGTGTCCCTGGACCCGCCGCTGGTCCTGGTGAGCCTGCGCGAGGGCTCCCGGATGGACGACCTGCTGGCGGAGCAGCCGCTGTGGGCCGTCTCGGTGCTCGCGGACAGCCAGCTGCAGGTCGCGGGCCGGTTCGCGATGAAGGGCCGGATCAGCGACCGGCTGCTGTTCGCGGGCGTGCCCTACGAACGGGGCGCCGTCTCGGGGGCCCTGCTGCTGACGCAGGCACTGGCCACGCTGGAGTGCCGTACGGAGTCCCGCGTCCCGGCGGGCGACCACACCCTCGTCGTCGGCCGCGTCCTGTCGGCCGCTCTTCCCAGCCCCGACGCGCCGCCGCTGACGTACTTCCGCGGGCGCTACCGGCACCTGGCGCGGTAG
- the arfB gene encoding alternative ribosome rescue aminoacyl-tRNA hydrolase ArfB — protein MPGPYVIRGSVALPEGELGWRFSRSSGPGGQHVNTSDSRVELLFDLGATKALPEVWKERALERLASRLVGGVLTVRASEHRSQLRNREMALVRLASLLAEATAPPPKQRRATKIPRGINERRLREKKARAETKRGRTGRDW, from the coding sequence ATGCCTGGTCCCTATGTCATCCGTGGTTCCGTCGCGCTGCCCGAGGGGGAGCTCGGCTGGCGGTTCTCGCGTTCCTCCGGGCCGGGCGGCCAGCACGTGAACACCTCCGACTCGCGGGTAGAGCTGCTGTTCGACCTCGGGGCGACGAAGGCGCTGCCGGAGGTGTGGAAGGAGCGGGCGCTGGAGCGGCTCGCGTCCCGGCTGGTGGGCGGGGTGCTGACGGTCAGGGCGTCCGAGCACCGCTCGCAGCTGCGCAACCGGGAGATGGCGCTGGTGCGGCTGGCGTCGCTGCTGGCGGAGGCGACGGCGCCGCCGCCGAAGCAGCGGCGGGCGACGAAGATCCCGCGCGGGATCAACGAGCGCCGGCTGCGGGAGAAGAAGGCGCGGGCGGAGACGAAGCGGGGCCGTACGGGCCGCGACTGGTAG
- a CDS encoding TerD family protein: MAVSLSKGGNVSLSKEAPGLSAVTVGLGWDVRTTTGVDFDLDASAIAVNATGKVVSDGHFVFFNNKSTPDQTIVHTGDNRTGEGSGDDESIKVNLAGLPADVDKIVFPVSIYDAESRSQNFGQVRNAYIRVVNQAGGAEIARYDLSEDAATETAMVFGELYRNGAEWKFRAVGQGYASGLTGIAQDFGVNV; this comes from the coding sequence ATGGCAGTAAGCCTGTCCAAGGGCGGCAACGTCTCGCTTAGCAAGGAGGCCCCCGGCCTCAGCGCCGTCACGGTCGGCCTCGGCTGGGACGTCCGCACCACCACCGGTGTCGACTTCGACCTCGACGCCTCCGCCATCGCGGTCAACGCGACGGGCAAGGTCGTCTCCGACGGTCACTTCGTCTTCTTCAACAACAAGTCCACCCCGGACCAGACCATCGTCCACACCGGTGACAACCGCACCGGCGAGGGCTCCGGCGACGACGAGTCCATCAAGGTCAACCTCGCCGGTCTCCCGGCCGATGTCGACAAGATCGTCTTCCCGGTCTCCATCTACGACGCCGAGTCCCGCAGCCAGAACTTCGGCCAGGTCCGCAACGCGTACATCCGGGTCGTCAACCAGGCCGGCGGCGCCGAGATCGCCCGCTATGACCTCTCCGAGGACGCGGCGACCGAGACCGCCATGGTCTTCGGCGAGCTCTACCGCAACGGCGCGGAGTGGAAGTTCCGCGCCGTCGGCCAGGGCTATGCCTCCGGCCTGACCGGCATCGCCCAGGACTTCGGCGTCAACGTCTGA
- a CDS encoding M1 family metallopeptidase, with protein MDHRARNRLTRLAVPAVAALLALTAGCTGSTVQGRPGASGLRDPYFPKAGNGGYQVDHYALDIGYRPADRQLTGTAVITARAEQTLSSFNLDLSGLRVDAVTVEGEPARYNRTGRELTVRPRMDLPKGGVFRTEVRYSGTPRPLTDADGSPEGWITTADGAVAVGEPVGSMTWFPGNHHPSDKASYDITLTVPQGYEAVSNGELASRRDTGDGRTAFAWHSAEPMASYLATAAIGKFKVATARTSSGIGVYNAVAPGEEAGSAAALGRLPELVEWEAGRFGPYPFATVGTIVVAGGTLPYALETQTKPVYPGAPSLELTVHELAHQWFGDSVSPKSWKDMWLNEGFATYAEWLWSEDHGGPGAQKRFDALLAGDTSFEGSDAAHWDAFPPAAPPGPDDISEAPVYYRGAMVLQRIRQEAGDERFFALLRGWAEDHRHGNACTADFTAYAQRKTGRDLKKVWDVWLYGEDSPKP; from the coding sequence GTGGATCACCGCGCGCGCAACCGTCTCACCCGCCTCGCCGTCCCCGCCGTCGCCGCCCTCCTCGCCCTCACCGCGGGCTGTACGGGCTCGACGGTGCAGGGCCGGCCGGGCGCGTCGGGGCTGCGGGACCCGTACTTCCCCAAGGCGGGCAACGGCGGTTACCAGGTCGACCACTACGCCCTGGACATCGGCTACCGGCCCGCCGACCGGCAGCTGACCGGCACGGCCGTCATCACCGCCCGCGCCGAGCAGACGCTGAGCTCCTTCAACCTCGACCTCAGCGGGCTGCGCGTCGACGCGGTCACCGTCGAGGGGGAGCCGGCCCGGTACAACCGCACGGGCCGGGAGCTGACCGTGCGCCCGCGCATGGACCTTCCCAAGGGCGGGGTGTTCCGTACGGAGGTCCGCTACAGCGGTACGCCGAGGCCCCTCACCGACGCGGACGGTTCCCCGGAGGGCTGGATCACGACCGCGGACGGGGCCGTGGCCGTCGGTGAGCCCGTCGGATCGATGACCTGGTTCCCCGGCAACCACCACCCCAGCGACAAGGCGTCTTACGACATCACGCTCACCGTTCCGCAGGGCTACGAGGCGGTTTCCAACGGCGAGCTGGCCTCCCGCCGGGACACCGGTGACGGGCGGACGGCCTTCGCCTGGCACAGCGCCGAACCGATGGCGAGCTACCTGGCCACCGCGGCCATCGGGAAGTTCAAGGTGGCGACGGCCCGCACCTCTTCGGGAATCGGCGTCTACAACGCGGTCGCGCCGGGCGAGGAAGCCGGGAGCGCGGCGGCGCTCGGGCGGCTGCCGGAGCTGGTGGAGTGGGAAGCGGGGCGGTTCGGGCCGTACCCGTTCGCCACGGTGGGCACCATCGTGGTGGCGGGCGGCACGCTGCCGTACGCGTTGGAGACGCAGACCAAACCCGTCTATCCGGGTGCCCCTTCGCTGGAGCTCACCGTCCACGAGCTGGCGCACCAGTGGTTCGGGGACTCGGTGTCGCCGAAGTCCTGGAAGGACATGTGGCTCAACGAGGGCTTCGCGACCTACGCGGAGTGGCTGTGGTCGGAGGACCACGGCGGTCCCGGTGCGCAAAAACGGTTCGACGCCCTCCTCGCCGGTGACACGTCCTTCGAGGGGTCGGACGCCGCCCACTGGGACGCGTTCCCGCCGGCGGCGCCGCCCGGGCCCGACGACATCTCGGAGGCGCCGGTGTACTACCGCGGTGCGATGGTGCTGCAACGGATCCGGCAGGAGGCCGGTGACGAGCGGTTCTTCGCCCTGCTGCGCGGCTGGGCCGAGGACCACCGCCACGGCAACGCGTGTACGGCCGACTTCACCGCCTACGCGCAACGCAAGACGGGCCGCGATTTGAAGAAGGTGTGGGACGTGTGGCTGTACGGCGAGGACAGCCCCAAGCCGTAG
- a CDS encoding GlcG/HbpS family heme-binding protein — protein MNTRTRVLTGTALAVALGAGTFGAVSASAAQSDGPKGDDKTFTTSTHLTVGAATRAAQAALEAAGKEGQKVTVAVVDRNGNTVVTLRGDGAGPQSYESAQRKAYTAVSWNAPTSVLAGRLAQTPNLKDIPGTLFLAGGAPVQAKGAPVAGIGVAGAPSGDLDEKFAKAGVDALEN, from the coding sequence ATGAACACCCGTACCCGCGTCCTCACCGGTACCGCCCTCGCCGTCGCGCTCGGCGCCGGGACCTTCGGCGCCGTCAGCGCGAGCGCCGCCCAGTCCGACGGCCCCAAGGGCGACGACAAGACCTTCACCACCTCGACCCACCTCACCGTCGGCGCCGCCACCCGCGCGGCCCAGGCCGCGCTGGAGGCCGCCGGGAAGGAGGGCCAGAAGGTCACGGTCGCGGTGGTGGACCGCAACGGCAACACCGTCGTCACCCTCCGCGGCGACGGCGCCGGCCCGCAGTCCTACGAGTCGGCGCAGCGCAAGGCGTACACCGCCGTGTCCTGGAACGCCCCGACCTCGGTGCTCGCCGGCCGGCTCGCCCAGACCCCGAACCTCAAGGACATCCCCGGCACCCTCTTCCTGGCCGGCGGTGCCCCGGTGCAGGCGAAGGGCGCCCCGGTCGCGGGCATCGGCGTGGCCGGCGCCCCGAGCGGTGACCTGGACGAGAAGTTCGCCAAGGCCGGCGTCGACGCCCTCGAGAACTAG
- a CDS encoding sensor histidine kinase: MTPDPNPTPAEDPTGPARGTGQARGTGQGDGTRAGHEARAAHEADGADTGTDGARATATATATATGTRTLAAVTHAAFFLLLGASVARFLLHHPGEPRTPWVIALGATLALLYVLGPAVGAAPTLRRLLWLGVVVATWVVLVLLAPSFAWCAVPLFYTALRTLPPRAAVVLVALLTALVVAAQLRLSPSFDPNLLLAPPAVAALATAVFVHMERQTRAQRTLIDDLIRTRRELAATERREGTLAERQRLSMEIHDTLAQHLSSQQMLLQAADRTWDSDPATARAHVRTATDTAARGLAEARRLVHDLAPPELAGGGRLADALRALDAGPDIEVRFHLEGTPAALPDRAESALLRIAQGALANVREHSGARTAALTLSFLGDQVVLDVADDGHGFTEPREPRADVPDRGHGLPAIRARVRQLGGTLTLESTPGEGTVLSAAIPLEPAR; encoded by the coding sequence GTGACCCCGGACCCGAACCCCACCCCCGCCGAGGACCCCACCGGCCCTGCCCGGGGCACCGGCCAGGCCCGGGGCACCGGCCAGGGTGACGGGACCCGGGCGGGCCACGAGGCCCGGGCGGCCCACGAGGCGGACGGCGCCGACACCGGCACCGACGGCGCCCGCGCCACCGCCACCGCCACCGCCACCGCCACCGGGACGCGGACGCTGGCCGCCGTCACGCACGCCGCGTTCTTCCTGCTCCTCGGGGCCTCCGTGGCCAGGTTCCTGCTGCACCACCCCGGCGAGCCCCGTACGCCGTGGGTCATCGCCCTCGGCGCCACCCTCGCCCTGCTGTACGTGCTCGGGCCCGCCGTCGGCGCCGCGCCCACGCTGCGGCGCCTGCTCTGGCTCGGCGTGGTCGTGGCCACCTGGGTGGTCCTCGTCCTGCTCGCGCCCAGCTTCGCCTGGTGCGCAGTCCCCCTCTTCTACACCGCCCTGCGCACCCTGCCCCCGCGCGCGGCGGTCGTCCTCGTCGCCCTGCTCACCGCCCTGGTCGTCGCCGCCCAGCTCAGGCTGTCCCCGTCCTTCGACCCCAACCTCCTCCTCGCCCCGCCCGCCGTCGCCGCCCTCGCCACGGCCGTCTTCGTCCACATGGAGCGCCAGACCCGGGCCCAGCGCACCCTGATCGACGACCTCATCCGCACCCGCCGGGAACTGGCCGCCACCGAGCGCCGCGAAGGCACCCTCGCCGAACGCCAGCGGCTCTCCATGGAGATCCACGACACCCTGGCGCAGCACCTGTCCAGCCAGCAGATGCTGCTCCAGGCCGCCGACCGCACCTGGGACAGCGACCCCGCCACCGCCCGCGCGCACGTCCGGACCGCCACCGACACCGCCGCGCGCGGCCTCGCCGAGGCCCGCCGACTGGTCCACGACCTCGCACCGCCCGAGCTGGCGGGCGGCGGGCGCCTCGCCGACGCCCTGCGGGCGCTGGACGCCGGCCCCGACATCGAGGTCCGCTTCCACCTGGAGGGCACGCCCGCAGCGCTGCCCGACCGCGCCGAATCCGCCCTGCTGCGGATCGCGCAGGGCGCCCTGGCCAACGTCCGGGAGCACTCGGGGGCCCGCACCGCCGCCCTGACCCTGAGCTTCCTGGGCGACCAGGTCGTCCTGGACGTCGCGGACGACGGCCACGGCTTCACCGAACCGCGCGAACCCCGCGCCGACGTCCCCGACCGGGGCCACGGCCTGCCCGCGATACGCGCCCGCGTGCGGCAGC